In the genome of Pseudarthrobacter sp. IC2-21, one region contains:
- a CDS encoding metalloregulator ArsR/SmtB family transcription factor, which produces MARAATTADTFNAVAEPRRREILDALVHGERPVGELVDLLGLAQPHVSRHLRVLREVGAVEVRHDGRQRVYRLNPLALKPIHDWAASYRHLWDERFGLLEDVLADLKDEDLKDEGPDDENPREH; this is translated from the coding sequence ATGGCACGGGCAGCAACAACGGCGGACACCTTCAACGCGGTGGCCGAGCCGCGCCGCCGGGAAATCCTGGACGCTCTCGTCCACGGTGAGCGTCCGGTGGGCGAGTTGGTGGACCTTCTGGGGCTGGCCCAGCCGCATGTGTCACGGCACCTGCGCGTCCTGCGGGAAGTGGGCGCGGTGGAGGTGCGCCACGACGGCCGGCAGCGCGTTTACCGGCTGAATCCGCTGGCCCTGAAACCCATCCACGACTGGGCCGCCAGCTACCGGCACCTCTGGGACGAGCGCTTCGGTCTACTCGAGGACGTGCTGGCGGACCTCAAAGACGAAGACCTCAAAGACGAAGGTCCCGACGACGAAAATCCCCGAGAGCACTGA
- a CDS encoding SRPBCC family protein, with amino-acid sequence MAQASSTMDVTFPSDTEILITRTVSAPRHLVYRAWTTPGLVRRWWPGRRGEMTVADMDFRVGGAWRYVMVAHGGFEVAFHGIYREIVPNERIVHTEVMELPGTAPDSEDGAVLNTVTFEAADGGATVVRIRTDAGSREVRDMIAQSGMDGGVREQFEIIEELAAQAPA; translated from the coding sequence ATGGCACAGGCCAGCAGCACCATGGACGTGACGTTCCCCAGCGACACGGAAATCCTGATCACCCGCACAGTCAGCGCGCCCCGGCACCTCGTCTACCGGGCCTGGACCACCCCTGGCCTGGTCCGGCGATGGTGGCCGGGCCGGCGCGGCGAGATGACCGTGGCGGACATGGACTTCCGCGTGGGCGGGGCCTGGCGGTACGTGATGGTGGCGCACGGCGGGTTCGAGGTGGCCTTTCACGGCATCTACCGTGAGATCGTCCCGAACGAACGGATCGTCCACACCGAGGTAATGGAACTGCCGGGCACGGCGCCGGACAGCGAGGACGGCGCCGTCCTGAATACGGTCACCTTTGAAGCGGCCGACGGCGGCGCCACCGTCGTGCGGATCCGCACCGATGCGGGCAGCAGGGAAGTCCGGGACATGATTGCCCAGTCCGGCATGGACGGCGGGGTGCGCGAGCAGTTCGAGATCATTGAGGAGCTGGCGGCGCAGGCCCCCGCCTGA
- a CDS encoding phosphatase PAP2 family protein, which produces MTLSKPARISTPARPAPGSGFMFFFATLACVVGLIATYYYFVRTTTGQFIDESALVEAVDIHGPAGKASTRFLDWLPVISLVMAAVVVLFVTVIRRRWVAAGIALTACVGANIATQVLKDLLPARPDTGVVTLELNSLPSGHTTLAASAAAAVFLMSSPRWRPFVGFAGGTFAIASGASTLLNQWHRPADVVAAFLLVGAFMIPAGWLIIRHGGSWNVWDGFGRHVGSARIWVKLPVLIGLASAAVAVFSLAKIAPGPLQEGSTTNYFWAGIALIVIAGYLATVATTSLFAYAARRRDAPGR; this is translated from the coding sequence ATGACCCTGTCGAAGCCCGCGCGCATCAGCACCCCCGCACGCCCTGCCCCGGGTTCCGGCTTTATGTTCTTTTTCGCCACGCTCGCCTGCGTGGTGGGTCTGATCGCCACGTACTACTACTTCGTCCGGACCACCACCGGCCAGTTCATTGACGAATCTGCCCTGGTGGAGGCCGTGGACATCCACGGACCCGCGGGCAAGGCGTCCACCCGGTTCCTGGACTGGCTGCCCGTCATCTCCCTGGTGATGGCCGCCGTCGTGGTTCTGTTCGTCACGGTGATCCGGCGGCGGTGGGTGGCCGCGGGGATTGCCCTTACCGCGTGCGTCGGCGCGAACATCGCCACGCAGGTCCTGAAGGATCTATTGCCGGCACGGCCGGACACCGGCGTGGTGACCCTGGAGCTGAATTCCCTGCCGTCCGGTCACACCACGCTGGCGGCGTCGGCTGCGGCGGCGGTGTTCCTGATGTCCTCGCCGCGGTGGCGTCCGTTCGTTGGTTTTGCCGGCGGCACGTTCGCGATCGCCTCCGGGGCGTCCACGCTGCTCAACCAGTGGCACCGGCCGGCCGATGTGGTGGCGGCCTTCCTGCTGGTGGGCGCGTTCATGATCCCCGCCGGATGGCTGATCATCCGGCATGGCGGAAGCTGGAATGTGTGGGACGGCTTCGGCAGGCATGTTGGTTCGGCGCGGATCTGGGTGAAGCTGCCGGTGCTGATCGGGCTGGCCTCGGCGGCCGTGGCCGTGTTTTCGCTCGCTAAAATTGCCCCGGGTCCGCTGCAGGAAGGCAGCACCACCAATTATTTCTGGGCCGGCATCGCACTGATCGTCATCGCCGGGTATCTTGCAACTGTCGCCACCACCTCGCTGTTCGCGTACGCCGCACGACGCCGGGACGCGCCGGGGCGCTAA
- a CDS encoding helix-turn-helix domain-containing protein: MTAAASASRAPRTSRRAVQAAETRELIVAVAGRLFAEQGYVPTTIEAIASESGVALQTVYNSVGNKAALLSAVLDAAASGPHSPSNVLELMRKRTAEAADFDALIAVLADWFVEVHRRTGPVVAVIAQAAAVDPAAEKLQTARALQRLERYGEAAAAVRARGGLTSGMSDADAAAAIWSLGHPQAYRTLVGEAGWSVKAYRDWLVRSLGAALA; the protein is encoded by the coding sequence ATGACTGCAGCAGCCTCCGCTTCCCGCGCCCCGAGGACCAGCCGCCGGGCCGTGCAGGCCGCTGAAACCCGCGAGCTGATTGTTGCTGTGGCCGGGCGGCTCTTCGCCGAACAGGGGTACGTGCCCACCACCATCGAGGCCATCGCGTCGGAGAGCGGGGTGGCGCTGCAGACCGTCTACAACTCCGTCGGAAACAAGGCGGCGCTGCTCTCCGCGGTTCTGGACGCTGCCGCATCAGGCCCGCACTCGCCGTCGAACGTTCTGGAACTGATGCGGAAGCGGACCGCGGAAGCTGCCGACTTCGACGCCCTCATCGCCGTCCTTGCCGACTGGTTTGTGGAGGTCCACCGGCGCACCGGACCGGTGGTTGCGGTCATCGCGCAGGCGGCCGCCGTGGACCCCGCCGCGGAGAAGCTGCAGACCGCGCGGGCGCTGCAGCGGCTGGAGCGCTACGGGGAAGCGGCCGCCGCGGTCCGGGCGCGCGGCGGGCTCACGTCCGGAATGTCCGACGCCGATGCTGCCGCCGCCATCTGGTCCCTGGGGCACCCGCAGGCGTACCGCACCCTCGTGGGGGAGGCCGGCTGGTCCGTAAAGGCCTATCGTGACTGGCTGGTCCGCTCGCTGGGGGCCGCGCTCGCCTAA
- a CDS encoding NAD(P)/FAD-dependent oxidoreductase — MDSQTLDVVVIGAGQAGLAAGRFLKEAGVEFTILEKSGRVGDVWRNRWDSLRLFTPARYCALPGLKFPAAGGSFPGKDAVADYLAAYAARFELPVRTGVRVLAVRRVDDAFELQTSAGELRARSVIATPGANSTPLVPAAGQALDPSIHQLHSNEYRGPSELPAGAVMVVGAGTSGVEISLELAQSRPARSVYLAGKPTRHIPDAVFRFAGPLYWRLVNSLLTLDTKPGRKVAAGFHKQGAPLIRVSVKDAERAGVVRLPRLQGSGDVPADVRTIIWATGYRPAFDWIEGLPLDADGWPATKRGVVPELPGLYFVGMPFQYALTSGLIGGVGRDAKYVVDYLAAHQRTMSWAQEQ, encoded by the coding sequence ATGGATTCCCAGACTTTGGATGTTGTGGTGATCGGGGCAGGCCAGGCTGGACTGGCGGCGGGCCGCTTCCTGAAAGAGGCCGGCGTGGAGTTCACCATTCTGGAGAAATCAGGCCGCGTGGGTGATGTGTGGCGGAACCGGTGGGATTCGCTGCGCCTCTTTACGCCGGCACGTTACTGTGCTTTGCCCGGCCTGAAGTTTCCGGCGGCGGGCGGCAGCTTTCCGGGGAAGGATGCCGTCGCCGATTATCTGGCGGCGTATGCGGCCCGCTTCGAATTGCCCGTGCGGACGGGCGTGCGAGTCCTGGCGGTCCGCCGTGTGGACGATGCCTTTGAACTGCAGACCAGCGCCGGGGAGTTGCGGGCGCGCAGTGTCATCGCCACGCCGGGTGCCAACTCGACGCCTTTAGTCCCCGCGGCCGGGCAGGCCCTGGATCCTTCGATCCATCAGCTGCACAGCAATGAATACCGCGGCCCGTCGGAGCTCCCGGCCGGTGCCGTGATGGTGGTGGGTGCCGGGACGTCGGGAGTGGAAATCTCCCTGGAACTTGCCCAGAGCAGGCCGGCACGATCGGTATACCTCGCAGGAAAGCCCACCCGCCACATCCCGGATGCCGTGTTCCGCTTCGCCGGGCCGTTGTACTGGCGCCTGGTGAATTCGCTGCTCACCCTGGATACCAAGCCCGGCAGGAAAGTGGCTGCGGGATTCCACAAGCAAGGTGCACCGCTGATCCGTGTGTCGGTGAAGGACGCGGAACGGGCAGGGGTGGTCCGTCTCCCCCGCCTCCAGGGGTCCGGGGATGTGCCGGCTGACGTCCGGACCATCATCTGGGCCACGGGCTACCGGCCTGCTTTTGACTGGATCGAGGGACTCCCGCTGGACGCAGACGGCTGGCCTGCCACGAAGCGGGGCGTTGTTCCGGAGCTGCCGGGACTGTACTTCGTGGGCATGCCGTTCCAGTACGCGCTGACGTCCGGCCTGATTGGCGGCGTGGGCCGTGATGCCAAGTACGTAGTGGACTACCTGGCAGCCCACCAGCGAACGATGAGTTGGGCTCAGGAACAGTAG
- a CDS encoding signal peptidase I: MAADLSFFHHGGSALRRNRSAVAANAAATPVRGSVWATAGRILNMAVLMMAVFAALVLIVVPRATGSEAFTVLTNSMAPKFPPGTFLVMKPVAFDELKYGDVVTFQLHSARPEVETHRIVGFAATQEGEKTLITKGDNNGANDAEPVREIQVKGKLFYAVPYVGYVANALGNADRNMWTTLAAAGLIGYGGLLVIKGIRGRGRSSNDAAGDAA; encoded by the coding sequence GTGGCTGCTGACCTGTCCTTCTTTCACCACGGCGGCTCCGCCCTTCGCCGCAACCGTTCGGCAGTTGCTGCTAATGCTGCTGCCACGCCAGTCCGCGGCAGCGTCTGGGCCACGGCGGGACGCATCTTGAATATGGCTGTCCTCATGATGGCCGTGTTCGCCGCGCTGGTGCTGATCGTTGTTCCCCGTGCCACTGGGTCGGAGGCGTTTACCGTTTTGACCAACTCCATGGCGCCGAAGTTCCCGCCGGGTACCTTTCTGGTGATGAAGCCGGTGGCGTTCGATGAACTCAAGTACGGCGACGTCGTCACCTTCCAGCTGCATTCCGCACGGCCCGAGGTGGAGACCCACCGCATCGTGGGATTCGCTGCAACCCAGGAAGGGGAGAAGACTCTCATTACCAAGGGTGATAACAACGGTGCCAATGATGCCGAACCCGTCCGTGAAATACAGGTCAAGGGCAAACTGTTCTACGCCGTCCCGTACGTCGGTTACGTAGCCAATGCTTTGGGTAACGCCGACCGCAACATGTGGACCACGCTCGCTGCAGCCGGCCTGATTGGATACGGCGGGCTGCTGGTCATCAAGGGCATCCGTGGCCGCGGGCGGTCATCCAACGATGCCGCGGGAGATGCCGCGTGA
- a CDS encoding alternate-type signal peptide domain-containing protein — MKNSTLIKGSAAIALGAALLLGGGGTLANWNAEASTAPGTIVSGDLDVQTATGTWADRNGTTIPDIKAYKVVPGDKLTFKQDLTVTLHGDKMAANVTTAGVTPTNGFTATNVSVSPVALTVGSAALANPLVAAAGTQTVTATVSFEFLSSTTGRTDVNKSYNFNDVAFQLTQVAKP, encoded by the coding sequence ATGAAGAACAGCACACTCATCAAGGGATCCGCAGCCATCGCCCTGGGCGCAGCACTGTTGCTGGGCGGCGGCGGAACGCTGGCCAACTGGAATGCTGAAGCCAGCACGGCACCGGGCACCATCGTCTCCGGCGACCTGGACGTCCAGACCGCTACCGGCACGTGGGCCGACCGCAATGGAACCACCATCCCGGACATCAAGGCCTACAAGGTGGTTCCGGGTGACAAGCTCACCTTCAAGCAGGACCTGACCGTCACGCTCCACGGCGACAAGATGGCCGCCAACGTCACTACCGCAGGCGTCACGCCCACCAACGGCTTCACCGCCACTAATGTTTCAGTTTCCCCGGTAGCACTCACCGTCGGATCAGCCGCACTTGCCAATCCTCTTGTAGCTGCCGCGGGCACCCAGACGGTCACTGCGACCGTTTCCTTCGAGTTCCTGTCCAGCACCACTGGCCGCACTGACGTGAACAAGTCTTACAACTTCAATGACGTTGCCTTCCAGTTGACGCAGGTCGCCAAGCCCTAG
- a CDS encoding MFS transporter has protein sequence MTSPGTPPPFNFRSIAIPAFGPALLFCIGEGAVLPVVVLSARDLGASVAVSALIVTLIGLGSWFFNLPASLITLKFGERWSIVGAAAVGALALAAAAVSSLVPNGLVLLAVAMTVVGMAASVFSLARQKYLTEAVPIQFRARALSTLGGVSRIGVFVGPFIGAGVMQFAGIAGAYWVGVVGMAAAAVLAVTIPDLVVPAAPDGGHRTPEPTLRNVAVSHAGVFLTLGVGILLLSALRASRQVVIPLWAEHLGMDPAQASVIYGLSGAIDMLVFYPAGKVMDRRGRLFVAIPSTIIMAIAMLLIPLTASFAGLLLASLLIGLGNGISSGLIMTLGADFSPDRGRGQFLGLWRFIADAGSTGGPVLLSGVTAVATLGAGVSATGFLGFAAAVVFAVALPRLKHRRNY, from the coding sequence ATGACTTCGCCTGGAACCCCGCCGCCGTTCAACTTCCGAAGCATCGCCATCCCCGCATTCGGGCCTGCGTTGCTGTTCTGCATCGGCGAAGGCGCGGTGCTCCCGGTGGTGGTCCTCTCCGCCCGGGACCTCGGCGCTTCGGTTGCGGTTTCCGCGCTGATCGTGACGCTCATCGGGCTCGGTTCGTGGTTCTTCAACCTGCCCGCCTCCCTCATCACGCTCAAGTTCGGCGAACGCTGGTCCATCGTGGGGGCCGCCGCCGTGGGTGCGCTTGCACTCGCCGCGGCCGCGGTGTCCTCCCTGGTCCCCAACGGACTTGTGCTGCTTGCGGTGGCGATGACCGTTGTGGGCATGGCCGCCAGCGTCTTCAGCCTGGCCCGGCAGAAGTACCTCACCGAGGCCGTGCCCATCCAGTTCAGGGCCCGGGCGCTCTCGACCCTGGGCGGAGTCAGCCGGATCGGCGTTTTCGTGGGGCCGTTCATTGGTGCCGGCGTGATGCAGTTCGCGGGGATCGCGGGCGCCTACTGGGTGGGTGTGGTGGGGATGGCCGCGGCCGCCGTCCTGGCCGTCACGATTCCGGATCTCGTGGTTCCGGCAGCGCCCGACGGCGGTCACAGGACTCCCGAGCCCACGCTGCGGAATGTGGCGGTCTCGCATGCCGGCGTGTTCCTGACGCTGGGGGTGGGGATCCTGCTCCTCAGCGCGCTGCGTGCGTCCCGCCAGGTGGTGATCCCGCTGTGGGCCGAGCATCTGGGGATGGACCCGGCCCAGGCGTCCGTGATCTACGGGCTGTCCGGCGCGATCGACATGCTGGTGTTCTATCCCGCCGGCAAGGTGATGGACCGGCGCGGCAGGCTGTTTGTGGCCATCCCCTCCACCATCATCATGGCCATTGCCATGCTGCTGATTCCGCTGACCGCCTCCTTTGCGGGGCTGCTGCTGGCGTCCCTGCTGATCGGCCTTGGCAACGGCATCAGCTCCGGGCTCATCATGACCCTCGGCGCGGACTTCTCGCCCGACCGCGGCCGTGGCCAGTTCCTGGGCCTGTGGCGTTTCATTGCCGACGCCGGATCGACCGGCGGCCCGGTCCTGCTGTCCGGCGTCACCGCGGTGGCTACCTTGGGTGCGGGTGTTTCGGCCACCGGCTTTTTGGGCTTCGCCGCAGCGGTTGTGTTTGCGGTGGCGCTGCCGAGGCTGAAACACCGGCGGAATTACTAA
- a CDS encoding SDR family oxidoreductase: protein MNIAVAGGTGTVGRHVVSIARARGHHVVSLSRAAGVDLVSGDGLAQALNGVDAVIDVANTSTLNGKKSVEFFTTVTGNLLRQEKAAGVRHHVALSIVGTEKAAAGYYAGKLAQETLVSKSDVPWTILRATQFHEFAGQMLRRSSVGPLVLVPRMVTQPVAAREVAEALVEAAEAGPRGRIADLGGPERKQLAELVRAVAQKQGRKRRVIEFTAPGPLWRAMRDGSLVPEAGAAVGRQTFSDWLETDLNAS from the coding sequence ATGAACATTGCAGTTGCGGGCGGCACCGGAACGGTCGGACGTCATGTGGTCAGCATCGCCCGGGCCCGGGGACATCACGTGGTCAGCCTCTCGCGCGCCGCAGGCGTGGACCTGGTCAGCGGCGACGGGTTGGCCCAAGCGCTCAACGGCGTGGACGCGGTGATCGATGTCGCCAACACCTCAACACTGAACGGGAAGAAGTCCGTGGAGTTTTTCACCACCGTCACCGGCAACCTGCTGCGGCAGGAGAAGGCGGCCGGAGTGCGGCACCACGTGGCCCTCTCCATCGTGGGGACGGAAAAGGCTGCGGCCGGCTACTACGCCGGGAAGCTGGCCCAGGAGACATTGGTCAGCAAGTCGGACGTGCCGTGGACCATCCTGCGGGCCACGCAGTTCCATGAGTTCGCGGGGCAGATGCTGCGGCGCAGTTCGGTGGGCCCGCTGGTACTGGTCCCCCGGATGGTCACCCAGCCCGTGGCCGCTCGCGAGGTAGCCGAGGCGCTGGTTGAGGCCGCGGAGGCGGGGCCCCGGGGCCGGATTGCAGACCTTGGCGGCCCGGAACGCAAACAACTGGCTGAGCTGGTCCGGGCGGTCGCGCAGAAGCAGGGCCGGAAGCGGCGCGTCATTGAGTTCACCGCCCCCGGGCCGCTGTGGCGGGCGATGCGCGACGGAAGCCTGGTCCCGGAGGCGGGGGCCGCCGTCGGCCGCCAAACGTTCAGTGACTGGCTGGAGACCGACCTGAACGCTTCCTAG
- a CDS encoding CsbD family protein encodes MGLDDKIGNAAEKLGGKGKEAAGKATGDESLEAEGKVDQSKSDLKQAGEKVKDAFKKD; translated from the coding sequence ATGGGTTTGGATGACAAGATCGGAAACGCCGCCGAGAAACTGGGCGGCAAGGGCAAGGAAGCCGCCGGCAAGGCGACCGGCGATGAGAGCCTGGAAGCCGAGGGAAAGGTCGATCAGAGCAAGTCGGACCTGAAGCAGGCCGGCGAGAAGGTCAAGGACGCGTTCAAGAAGGACTGA
- a CDS encoding MinD/ParA family protein has translation MPDPADHNARATAEDAGQPQPTRRRRDLRRADGVLSDAQTGTMPAVTPEPSTSPDAGTPVPRRSSWAEAAAAADQAKPAAHAPAPTRRPAKPPVTALPPTPLPQVPEPQPAQPAFEDFSTTAEPHDGGEAAPPSSSASGTQPDETPAFRRIRPTAADVIAESPMPDFISSPGLFVKEQKPRPVGGFRGAIYAMTGGAWNLGPSAKQRDEDELARRISRQLQGSYNTAVLSLKGGIGKTSTTVGVGLTLAEFRGDAPCAIDANPDSGDLVERALGEGIYQQSSPRTITDLLKNIESVDSLTALARYMHHAGRLHLIAGEQDPEVSDSLTAAEYLRIRKLISNYYSVALTDCGTGVTHNAMSGILQSADNLVIAAGYAVSGAKRARSTLHWLASHGYEDLARNAIVVITDKDEVSSRVDKDAIEEHLAGICRQLIAVPHDRGVADGDLVTLDVLKPDTRRAYKEIAAAIVDGYR, from the coding sequence ATGCCCGATCCGGCGGATCACAACGCACGTGCCACTGCAGAGGATGCAGGGCAGCCGCAACCCACCCGGCGACGCCGCGACCTCCGCCGCGCCGACGGAGTGCTTTCGGATGCCCAGACAGGAACCATGCCAGCCGTAACTCCCGAGCCTTCCACCAGCCCCGACGCCGGCACTCCGGTACCGCGCCGCAGCTCCTGGGCGGAGGCCGCCGCCGCCGCCGACCAGGCCAAACCCGCGGCCCACGCCCCGGCCCCCACCCGCCGGCCGGCCAAGCCCCCGGTCACCGCGCTGCCGCCAACCCCGCTGCCGCAGGTCCCGGAGCCGCAGCCCGCGCAGCCGGCCTTCGAGGACTTCAGCACCACCGCAGAGCCGCACGACGGCGGGGAAGCCGCGCCGCCGTCGTCGTCCGCGTCCGGGACGCAGCCGGATGAGACGCCCGCGTTCCGCCGGATCCGCCCCACCGCGGCGGACGTGATCGCCGAGAGCCCGATGCCTGACTTCATCAGCTCCCCGGGCCTGTTCGTGAAGGAGCAGAAGCCGCGTCCCGTGGGCGGTTTCCGCGGCGCCATCTACGCGATGACCGGCGGTGCCTGGAACCTGGGGCCCAGCGCCAAGCAGCGGGACGAGGACGAGCTGGCCCGGCGCATTTCCCGGCAGCTGCAGGGCAGTTACAACACCGCCGTGCTGAGCCTCAAGGGCGGCATCGGCAAGACCTCCACCACCGTGGGCGTGGGCCTGACCCTGGCCGAATTCCGCGGCGACGCGCCCTGCGCCATCGACGCCAACCCGGACTCGGGCGACTTGGTGGAGCGCGCCCTGGGCGAGGGGATCTACCAGCAGTCCAGCCCGCGCACCATCACGGACCTGCTCAAGAACATTGAATCCGTGGACTCGCTCACCGCCCTGGCCCGGTACATGCACCACGCCGGCCGGCTGCACCTGATCGCGGGGGAGCAGGACCCGGAGGTCTCGGATTCGCTGACGGCGGCCGAGTACCTGCGGATCCGCAAGCTGATCTCCAACTACTACTCCGTGGCCCTGACCGACTGCGGCACCGGGGTCACGCACAATGCGATGAGCGGGATCCTTCAGTCCGCCGACAACCTGGTGATCGCGGCCGGGTACGCGGTTTCCGGTGCGAAGCGGGCCCGCAGCACCCTGCACTGGCTGGCAAGCCACGGGTACGAGGACCTGGCCCGGAACGCGATTGTGGTCATCACGGACAAGGACGAGGTCTCCTCCCGCGTGGACAAGGACGCCATTGAGGAACACCTCGCCGGCATCTGCCGCCAGCTGATCGCTGTCCCGCACGACCGTGGCGTGGCTGACGGCGACCTGGTCACCCTGGACGTGCTGAAACCGGACACCCGGCGGGCGTACAAGGAGATCGCGGCGGCCATCGTGGACGGCTACCGCTAA
- a CDS encoding polysaccharide deacetylase family protein yields MRKLLVLLTGLALILTLGGFARADGFDRGLVTVTFDDGWTSQHTNALPILDKYGIPATMYIISGSINNQPAYMTQAQIQDFANRGHDIESHSVTHPHLRELSAAQLNVELTQSQATLRQLFGAKAATDFASPYAEYNDAVVAAIKRVYRTHRAFDDDGTDNSGFNTRANYNPYNLRVKFVESTTSTATVQGWINTAKADHAWLILAYHEIGENIGGDTYHTDTAALDAEMRAVKDSGLGVVTISQGAAEIAAQAAGN; encoded by the coding sequence ATGAGAAAACTGCTTGTTTTGCTGACCGGACTGGCTCTGATCCTGACGCTCGGCGGCTTCGCCCGGGCCGACGGATTCGATCGCGGGCTGGTGACCGTCACCTTCGATGACGGCTGGACCAGCCAACACACAAACGCCCTGCCCATCCTGGACAAATACGGGATCCCGGCCACCATGTACATCATCTCCGGATCCATCAACAATCAGCCCGCGTACATGACCCAGGCGCAAATTCAGGACTTCGCAAACCGGGGCCACGACATCGAATCGCACTCGGTGACCCACCCCCACCTGCGCGAGCTTTCCGCCGCCCAGCTGAATGTGGAGCTGACGCAAAGCCAGGCCACGCTGCGGCAGCTGTTCGGGGCAAAAGCCGCCACGGACTTCGCCTCGCCCTACGCCGAATACAACGACGCGGTGGTGGCTGCGATCAAACGCGTTTACAGAACCCACCGGGCCTTCGACGATGACGGCACCGACAACTCCGGCTTCAACACCCGCGCGAACTACAACCCCTACAACCTGAGGGTGAAGTTTGTGGAATCCACCACCAGCACGGCCACCGTGCAGGGCTGGATCAACACCGCCAAGGCGGACCATGCGTGGCTGATCCTGGCCTACCACGAGATCGGCGAGAACATTGGCGGCGATACCTACCACACCGATACCGCCGCGCTGGATGCCGAGATGCGGGCCGTGAAGGACAGCGGACTGGGCGTTGTCACCATCTCCCAGGGCGCCGCCGAAATTGCGGCCCAGGCGGCCGGGAACTAG
- a CDS encoding multidrug effflux MFS transporter: MDSPLPDDSFRSRLKLSGSKDRMVLVVALAILSAVSPMASDMYLASMPRMGEFFATPASVIQLTLTSYMVGMAVGQFLLGPISDVLGRHRLMVAGNVVFLLASVAIALAPSIELVLGLRVLQGVSGAAGVVIARAAVSDMASGRQAAKLFSLLATISALAPVVAPLLGGVIATVAPWQAAFWALAGFGALMLACSVLVVPETLPRHLRHRGGLKAVAGGSWAVLTTPSFMAYAMTFGFTFGALFSYISASSFVVQNVLGFSALGYSVIFAVNAGGMIVASLINTRLVDRVEPAVILRAAVVAMFAINVAGMGLVLGGITGWSTLLHLFLTQACVGFIMGNATALAQGRVPGRAGAGSAVLGLIQFLIGGLVSPLTGIAGEHSAVPMAVSMAVCSAIAIGGVMASGRLAAVGHT; this comes from the coding sequence ATGGACTCGCCCCTCCCCGATGACAGCTTCCGGTCCCGGCTGAAACTTTCCGGCAGCAAGGACCGGATGGTGCTCGTGGTGGCATTGGCCATCCTTAGCGCCGTCAGCCCCATGGCCTCGGATATGTACCTGGCTTCGATGCCGCGGATGGGCGAGTTCTTCGCGACGCCGGCGTCCGTTATCCAGCTCACGCTGACCAGCTACATGGTGGGCATGGCCGTGGGCCAGTTCCTGCTGGGGCCCATTTCGGATGTCCTGGGCCGGCACCGGCTGATGGTGGCCGGCAATGTGGTGTTCCTCCTGGCTTCCGTGGCGATCGCCCTGGCCCCCAGCATCGAGCTGGTGCTGGGGCTCCGCGTGCTGCAGGGCGTTTCCGGGGCGGCCGGCGTGGTGATTGCCCGGGCCGCGGTCTCGGACATGGCCTCCGGGCGGCAGGCCGCCAAGCTGTTCTCGCTGCTGGCCACCATCTCGGCCCTCGCACCGGTGGTGGCGCCCCTGCTCGGCGGCGTGATCGCCACCGTGGCGCCCTGGCAGGCGGCGTTCTGGGCACTGGCCGGTTTCGGGGCGCTGATGCTGGCGTGTTCGGTGCTGGTGGTACCGGAAACGCTTCCCCGCCACCTGCGGCACCGGGGCGGCCTGAAGGCGGTGGCCGGCGGGTCCTGGGCCGTGCTCACCACGCCGTCCTTCATGGCCTACGCCATGACGTTCGGGTTCACCTTTGGCGCCCTGTTCTCCTACATTTCCGCCTCATCGTTTGTGGTGCAGAACGTGCTGGGCTTCTCCGCGCTGGGATATTCGGTGATCTTCGCCGTCAACGCCGGCGGCATGATCGTCGCGTCGCTCATCAACACCAGACTGGTGGACCGGGTGGAGCCGGCGGTGATCCTCCGCGCCGCCGTGGTGGCGATGTTCGCCATCAACGTGGCCGGCATGGGGTTGGTCCTGGGCGGAATCACCGGTTGGAGCACGCTGCTGCACCTGTTCCTCACGCAGGCCTGCGTGGGATTCATCATGGGCAACGCCACGGCTCTGGCCCAGGGGCGGGTGCCGGGCCGGGCAGGCGCCGGATCGGCCGTGCTGGGCCTGATCCAGTTCCTCATCGGCGGCCTGGTGTCGCCGCTGACAGGCATCGCCGGGGAGCACAGCGCCGTCCCCATGGCCGTCTCCATGGCGGTATGCTCGGCCATCGCGATAGGAGGGGTCATGGCCAGCGGGAGGCTCGCAGCGGTCGGCCACACGTAG